The Spirochaeta isovalerica nucleotide sequence AAACGCTTTCATAGTCGCCGAGACTCAATTTTAAAAATCCGCCGTCAACCACGGCAATTGATAATTCAAAGCTCTCCTGATCCTGAATACTGAGTATATTTCCGGACAAAGGAGGCTGGGACAGCGAAAACCGCCCATTGAACGAGAAAGGTCGAAGGATTCCATTCCTTGCAGGCAGTATGCGCCCCGATGCGGCAATGCCGTTATTACCCTCAATAGAATAGAGATAAGAATTACCAAAAGGAAGAGCGCCGACTTCTCCGATCAGGGAGTTTACGAATTCTTCGGGATTTTCCGGGTTGAGATCCCCGGCAAAATGGTAAAGGAGAGTGTAGTCTTCATCGGGTTTCAGAGTTCCGGAGTCAATCAAAGCCCTTTCGCTAACGACGATCTCAACGGTATCGAAAACGGAGGAATGAAGGTCAGAATCAACTTCCTCAGGGAATATTTCAAGTTTTATACTGTAGAGTCCCGATTTATCTCCTGCTTTCCAGTAAAGCGTATCCAGGCCTTCCGAAAGATAGCCCTGATCGAGAATGGAACCATCGAGACTCCATCTGAAAAATGGATCAACCTCAGGGGGATTAGTTACAGAGGCCTGAATAAAAACATCTTTTCCCGGTACAGTTTCCTGAGGAAGAGATATCAGCTCATTGATCAGATAGGCACTATCAGCTTTAAAAATCATTATCTCTTCAGAAGCTATTTCAATATCATTTTCAAAAACAACTATATGAAAGAAATATTTACCGGTCGGAAGTTCCGGAGGTATAATCAGGGAAGAGGTATAATCCTCATCAGGATTCTCAATATTAACAGAGGTCTCACCCCAGTCCGCACCCATCTGGTCAATGATTGAGACCGTGTATCTATCGGGAACAGCGGCGCTATCAGACATAATGCTGAGAGGAAATGAGTCTCCGCCCTGCAAAATGGAACCGCTGCCAACAGTCCGGATTTCTACAGACTGCTCTATATCGAAGAGGAATTCCGATACATCATTGCAGGAGTAAAGAGAGAAAATCAAGACTGTAATTATCAGATGCCATTTCTTCATACTTATCCAGTATTAATTCTAACACAAAAATCAGCATATCCACAGAGAGGAAAACAAAAAAACCGCCTGAAACATGACCCAGGCGGTTCTCAATATAGCTTTTAAGGAGCTATTCGGTCCAGGTTTCAACAAGATGGAGAATAACCGACACAGCTTTAACCATTGCGGGAACTCCGATCCACTCCTTCCGACTATGAAAATTATGGCCGCCGGTAAAAATATTGGGCGTGGGTACACCCATTTCCGTCAGTCTCGAACCATCTGTCCCGCCGCGGATAACAACCTTATGGGGCTCGACATCCGCGAGCTCGAACGCTCTCTCCACATTTGCCATGACCCGGGGATTTTCATCGAGCTTTTCTTTCATGTTGACATACTGCTTTTTCGTTTCAACCGTCACTTTTCCTCCGGGAAAAGCCGCTTCCACAGCAGCTGCGAAAGCATCGAGAGCCTTTACCCGCCTCTGAATGTCATCGGCATCGAATGAACGCATGAGAAGATGAAGCCGGGCTTTTTCCAGAGATCCGGAAATGCTCTGCGCCCAATAGTTGCCAAAACGGCCGTCGGTTGCCTCGGGACTCTCATTGCGGGGAAGCATGGAAACGAAAGCGGAAGCCATTGTGACAGCATTTACCAGTTTTCCTCTGGCGTAACCTGGATGGATAACAATCCCCTGAAATGTAACATCAGCCCCGTAAGCGTAGTAACATTCGTCTTCCAGCTCTCCTTCCCTTCCGCCATCCATGGTGTAACAGGCCCGGGAGTGAAGTTCTTCCCTGGGGAAATTGTTCATTCCGCAACCGGTTTCTTCGTCGGGGGTGAAAATCAATTCGATTTCGCCGTGTTTTATCTCATCATGACTGAGAATGATGGATGCTGCAGTCATAATTTCGGCGATTCCCGCTTTATCATCCGCTCCGAGCAATGTGGAGCCATCTGTTGTTATAACCGTGTTTCCGACATAGAGTTTCAAATCCTCATCATCTTCGGGATCGATCTGCAAAGTATCATTCAACTTAATGAGCTTTCCGTCGTAGTTCTGGTGTACCTGCGGTTTGACATCCTTTCCGGGCGCGTCTGAAGCCGTATCGACATGAGCCATAAAACCGATTGTGTCCGCTTTTGCATTCGCGGGAATTCGGCCGATGAGATAACCCATTTCATTATAGGAAATATCGCTGATTCCCATATCCTTCATCTCCTTTTCCAGAAGATTGAGAAGGTCGAACTGTATTGCCGTGGATGGGGTCTTCTCTTCGGCAATGCGCCGGTCCGAAGTCGTCCATATTTTTACGTAACGGAGAAATCTCTCCTGAACCTGTTCTTCAATAGTTTTATAATATTTTTTCATATAGTGATGATAAAACGATATGCGGTTTTTTTGTACCCCAAAATGACGAATTCGGAAATAGATGTCGGGAGAGAGTGAGTTTTGACTGATTGACAAGCGAAAACTGAACTGGTAGGATTAGTTTCGCATATTTGCCCCGGTAGCTCAGGGGATAGAGCAACCGCCTCCTAAGCGGTAGGTCGGACGTTCGAATCGTCTCCGGGGTATTTTTTTTGTCTATATAGTTGACAAAAAATGACTGCCTATATAATATGCAGTTCGTTGTCTGGAGGCGTAGCGAAGTTGGTTATCGCGCCGGCCTGTCAAGCCGGAGATCGCGGGTTCGAGGCCCGTCGCTTCCGTACCTGGAAGCAATTCCATTATTACAGACAACTGGAGGCGTAGCGAAGTTGGTTATCGCGCCGGCCTGTCAAGCCGGAGATCGCGGGTTCGAGGCCCGTCGCTTCCGCATATGGGGAACATCGAAAGATGTTCCTTTTTTTTATCCGGATAGCCTCGAAACATGAGATGCGAGACTCGCAGCATCGAACAGGTTGAACAAGGGCGAGAAAAAGCCGGCAAGGATGCCGATGGCCTGACTGCTTCAGGGAACAGCCTGACTGAAAGTTCCCTCCACGACAAGATTGTAGGTCAGACCGTACTCTTCCAGGATCTGGTCCGCTAGATTTTTTCTGTTGATCGATACGGATTCGTAAAGGGAGATGATCCTGTCTCTGGACTCCTCGAAGCTGTTAATCAGCTGCTTTTCAGTCTCACTTGTTCCGATATAATTTGAAAGCTGCATATCCAGCTCTTGAGCGGAACGGGCGAACAATTCGCTGTAATCCCTCTGACGCCTGGCTTTTTCCAGGTCTTCGACATTTTTGCTATCCATATAATTGTGCATATATGTGAATGAGAGCTGAAGGGCTTCTTCGGACTTTTTCTGAAAATCGTTTCTGGAAATATAAAATGTTGTGTAACGAGATCCCGAATCGCGGATTTCCTTTTCCGCTTTTTTCAATGAAATTGAAGCCAGGCTTATCAATTTTATGGATGAGATATCCCGTTTTAATAAGCCGGATAACTCAAGTCCGGACAGATAGGTGTCAATTGAATCTCTATCGGTATAGAGAATCAGAGCGCGACTCCTGTTGTTTCTATTATAGAGAGATGTGCTTGTATCGCTGATTAGTCTCGGATCTTTCAGTGTCGTCAGACCCTGTACAGCAAAACTGTATTTATCGTAATCCCGCCGATCCAGAATGCCGAGAAACCTGTCACCGGCTTCCGTGCCGAAAAGGAGAATATTTTTTATAGCTGCCGAACGAACCGCCCTATCGGGATTATCGAGAAGGGTCATAAGAAAATCGAGAGACCGCCCATTATCGATTTTACCCAGAAGCCCGATTGCGCTGATTAGGATTTCTTTTCTGTCGCTTTCAAGTGCCCGGCCGAGATTATCCAACGCGGTCTCTCCGAATGTGGAAACTGTATAGACAGCCCGTTCCCGGACCCTCTGGTTTTCATTACCGAACAGCTCAATAATCGGGTCGATGGAAGAGGGACTTTTCAAAGCCTCAAAGAGGCCTAAAACAGATAATTGAGTCTCCGGCGCAGGGTTATTGAGGACGTTGATCAGATAGGGAACCGATTTCTCTCCAAAATCGACAAATGCGAATTTAACGGCATTGCGCACTTTCACTTCCGGATCATACATATAGGGAAGCAGGGTGCCCAGTATGGCAGGATCCCCCATTCGGCTTAAAGTTCTGACAATTCCGATTCTTATTTCCGGTTCCGGCCTCAGGAGGCTGTCGTAAAGTATTCTATCATTTATATCCGCCAGTGCGGCCGCCGCAGAAACGGCTTTATCGACAACGCTTTTTTGATTGCTTAAAAAAAGCTCGATAATTTTCTCCAGGCTCGCGGAGTCATCCAGCTGAACAAGCAGCTCCAGAAGCTTGAGGATCAGATCATTATTATCTCCGGAAAGAGCTTCCCTGAAAACTCTGGCAGCTTCCTGTTCGTTTCGGAGAAGAAGATCTTTTGTGTTGCGGGAAACGGAAATATCATCATCGATCAAAAGAGGCAGCAGATCCCTGTAATACGATGCCGTATCCAGCTGTCCCAGTTGAAAGACAGCCATATGCCTTACGGCGGGATTCGGGTCACGGGAATATTCCAGTAGATCGGGAATATCGGCATTGGTAACGGGAAAAGTACCCAGAGGGTTTCCCAGTATAATCAGAGCTGACTCCGCCCTGTCCTGAGCGGAATCCATCGGCAGGTCATTGATGACAGACCGGCAGGAGAAGAAGAGAGATACGACTAAAATGAGGATTAATAGGATTTTCCGTTTCATTTCTCTCTATGACCATCGTCATTCATATAGAAAAAATAGAGCGAATCATATTTCTCGGCTTCTTTTTCCCGTCCTCTTTTCCGGCATCCCTTTCCGTAAATGCGGCATTTGCGGGCCAGTTCCTTCCTGGCAACCTTCTCTTTTTCCAGAGGGAGCAGTTTGGAATCGATCAGATTTTTAAGCGCGTCAATTTTGAAATTCTCTATGAAACCGTACTTGAATGATAATTGATCTCCACCTCCGGCTCTTTTGACAATAAGGTCTTCATCTATATAACCAACGGAATACCGTGAAGTTACCCGAAGCCAGAATTCATAATCCTCACAGATTTCCAGATCTTCCCTGAACCCGCCGAGAACCGTAAACATCTCTCTGTCCATCAGGACCGTTGAGGGTCCGATCTCGCATTTTCCGAGAGAGACTTCAAAAAGGTCCCCTTCTCTTTTGTGCTTTCTATGGCTCTGGGAGATAATTTTTCCCTCGCGGGACCACACTTCCCGCGTATGCAGAAAAAGACATTCTCTGTGATCATTCATATAGGAAATTTGTCTGTCCAGCTTCTCTTCATTCCATAAGTCATCGGAGTCGAGAAAAGCTATCCAGCGCCCTGCGGCACGATCAACAGCTCTGTTTCTCACATATCCCGGATTTCCGTTATGCGCCAGTCTGATGATTTGAACTCTCCTGTCTCCTTCATATTCTTTCAAGCTCTCAAATGTTCCGTCATCAGAACCATCGTCGGCAATGATTAACTCCCAATCCCGGAAAGTCTGGTCAAACACAGATTTTACAGCTTCATGAATGGCCTCTTTTCTATTGAAAACAGGAATAATAACAGAAACAGACACTTTTTCTGACATATACATGGTGTAACACAGCTTTATCGTTTCATCAATGAAGCTTAAAGCCTATTATAGAGAAATGACAGACCCATTGATTTCCTATCTGAGCGGCTTCATAAGCCCGGACCGCTTTGAAAGGATGACAGCCGTACTTGCCAGGCGTACAGAATATCTGACCGTTGTCCTCGAAGACCTCCACTACAGCCAGAACGGCAGTGCAGTGATACGCCATTGCGATGCTTTCGGCATTCAGAATCTCCATGTAATAGAAAACCGCAACAAATTCAAAGTTAAAAATCATGCCGTCAGGGGAACTCTTAAATGGATTAATCTCAATCAGTTCAATGAAGAACGCAGCAACAGCCGGAACGCAATTGAGAGACTGAAAAAAGAAGGGTACCGGATAATTGCCACATCTCCCCATTCCAGCGGTTCGACTCCATCTGATTTTGACTTGAATTCCGGACCGGCGGCATTGTTTTTCGGCAACGAAAGAGACGGGCTTTCCCGTGAGGTTTTAGAGCTGGCTGATGGTCATATCCAGATCCCCATGGAGGGATTCGTCGAAAGCCTGAATATATCAGCCAGCTGCGCTATCATTTTGAATCAACTGGGATCTCGTCTGAGAGAATCTGACCTTCCCTGGCAATTGAGTTCTGAAAGATATAATCAGATTCTCACCCTGTGGCTGAAAGATTCAATCAGAAAAATCGATTTTGTGATGCGGGAATACGAGAAATGATTATTTGACGACTTTGTTTCGTCCGGTTTTTTTGGCTTCATAGAGATTATTATCCGCCCGTTCGATAAGATGATCGTCATTATCGCCCAACCTCACTTCGGCGATCCCGATACTTATAGTCACTGTCCAGGGAACTTCTTCGAAATTATAATTCTCTATTGATTTTCTCATTCTTTCAGCCATCAGGCCCGCTTGATCCCGCTCCGTATCGTTGAGAACAATAAGAAACTCTTCCCCTCCATAGCGATAAGCCGTATCGGTTTCCCGTATTCCGTCCCGGATCACCATGGCAAAGGATTTAAGAACCCTGTCGCCGACAGAATGACCGAGCTGATCATTTACCTTCTTGAAGTGGTCGATATCGAGGAGCAGAATTGATGTCTTATCGCCGTAGCGCCCGAAAAGGGAAATTCTCAATGGAAGGATGTCGAAGAGATAACGCCGGTTATAGAGTCCTGTCAGAGGATCTTTCAGAGCGGAATCTTCAAGTTTCACCTTCAGCTCAAGCATCTGCAATCTCGTTTTTTCCCTAACAAAAACCAGATAAATGGACAGGATGGTAAAAATAACGATGGGGAGCATGCGATCAGGAGTCAGCATGCTATCTAAAAAGAAAACACAGGCAGAGATAAACAGGAGAAGCCCGGAGACGGAGAAAATCACATATTGCTTCCAGTCAATTCTGAAAAGATAGGCAACCATAAAGAGGCCGACGGCATAGGCAGAGTAATCACTGGATGACTGAAGATCCAGAAGGGTGAGAAAAACTGTCACGAGAAACATCAAATAATAATAAGATGAGAAAAAGACCGCTTTAAGGGTATGTTTTTTTATTTTAAGAACTAGTGGCAGCAACACTCTGAAGATAAGGGAAAACAGAGCCGCGAAAAAAAACAATCCGACATAGAAAGGGAATAATGCTGAGATATTTTCCTTTCCCGGAAAAAATCTGTACTGAAGCAGATAGAGACTTGAAACGGCAAAAAGAACCAGAGGAACTATTTTCAAGACCCTCCGGTTTTCCTCAAATCTCTCCTTTCGGCTGAGATTTGTCAGTAGTTTTTTATTGAGGTTTTTCAGCCTGTCCATCAGCCTCCGATTATTTTACAACCATGACCTTTCTCGTTTCATCTATTCCCGGTGCTACAATCCTTATAAAGTATACGCCCCTGGCTACGATTCTGCCACCGGAGTTGTGTCCGTCCCATGCTGTTGAATACTCGCCGGCTTCCTGACGTCCCCTCTGCAGCACATCGACCATGGCCCCGGAAATGTCGAAAACCTGTATGGTTACCATACCCGCTTCAGCCAGTTCGTAGTGAAGATTAGTCGTTTCCCCGTTCTCCGGATTGATGACGTTCTTGAGAATGGTTACGCCGCCGACCTGGGTTGTTATGTCGTGAATAGCGAAGGTCCAGGGCTTGATCTGGCGGTACCAGTCGCTGGCAGAAGAATTCTCGATTCTGGCGGCAAAGAGAGAGTATGCCGGCAGATAGTAGAGGAATTCCACATCGGCTACCGATTCCAGCTCGGGATCGTCGTTGTCGAAACTGTGAACCCTTAGCTGATTGGAAGGAGATGTCCCGGCTGTCGCTTCTCTTTCATCCGGGTTGGGAGAGGGGACGATGCCGTAGAAGTCGTAAATATCGTAGTCGTCTGCTGCGGGAACGTTTCCGAAAGAGACGCCCGGGAGCCACAGACCGTCCCGGTCGTTATTCTGTCTGTATGCAGATGGAACATCAACGTCGAAAAAGAGCTGAACCTGCGGATCGAGACCGCTGGGAGCGCTGTGTCCGCTGTTGATATGGGTCGTCAGCTCGATGGGCTGGTCCTGCAGCCAGGTGCCGCCTGTGAAGTCGCGGATGGTTCCGATTCCGCCGCGGTCCGGATCGGTTTGGGACTCGTCGGTGGCGTAGACGGGCTGGAGGATGGCGTCGCCGGTCAGGCCTAGGGCGAGGTCGGAGACCCGGTGGGCGCCGCTTGCCGTTCCTCCTCCGATCATCGGGTTATTGCTGTCTCCGACATTCCCGGTTGCCAAATCGGGTATGGCTGTCGGGTCTGCAGAAGGATAATTTGCTGCAAATGTTCCCCAGGTGTCATTCCAGTTATCCATATCATCAATATCATTAACAATCTGGAGGATTGCTCCATTCAAGATTTCATCAGCTGTAACGAGGGCGTCGAGCGTCAATTCCAGCTCTTTAGTTCCGGTACCGGAAGTTGTTATTCTGGCAAGAGATGAGATGTTAGCGGCTCCGCCGTAAGAGAAATCTACCGCTTCTATCACAGTCTCGTCGGGCTGACGTACATATTCGGAAAACTGCACGTAAATTTTGTTTTTTTCCGAACTCGATAGTGTGTAGTTGTAAATGGGGGCTGCGTTA carries:
- the pepT gene encoding peptidase T; amino-acid sequence: MKKYYKTIEEQVQERFLRYVKIWTTSDRRIAEEKTPSTAIQFDLLNLLEKEMKDMGISDISYNEMGYLIGRIPANAKADTIGFMAHVDTASDAPGKDVKPQVHQNYDGKLIKLNDTLQIDPEDDEDLKLYVGNTVITTDGSTLLGADDKAGIAEIMTAASIILSHDEIKHGEIELIFTPDEETGCGMNNFPREELHSRACYTMDGGREGELEDECYYAYGADVTFQGIVIHPGYARGKLVNAVTMASAFVSMLPRNESPEATDGRFGNYWAQSISGSLEKARLHLLMRSFDADDIQRRVKALDAFAAAVEAAFPGGKVTVETKKQYVNMKEKLDENPRVMANVERAFELADVEPHKVVIRGGTDGSRLTEMGVPTPNIFTGGHNFHSRKEWIGVPAMVKAVSVILHLVETWTE
- a CDS encoding HEAT repeat domain-containing protein; amino-acid sequence: MKRKILLILILVVSLFFSCRSVINDLPMDSAQDRAESALIILGNPLGTFPVTNADIPDLLEYSRDPNPAVRHMAVFQLGQLDTASYYRDLLPLLIDDDISVSRNTKDLLLRNEQEAARVFREALSGDNNDLILKLLELLVQLDDSASLEKIIELFLSNQKSVVDKAVSAAAALADINDRILYDSLLRPEPEIRIGIVRTLSRMGDPAILGTLLPYMYDPEVKVRNAVKFAFVDFGEKSVPYLINVLNNPAPETQLSVLGLFEALKSPSSIDPIIELFGNENQRVRERAVYTVSTFGETALDNLGRALESDRKEILISAIGLLGKIDNGRSLDFLMTLLDNPDRAVRSAAIKNILLFGTEAGDRFLGILDRRDYDKYSFAVQGLTTLKDPRLISDTSTSLYNRNNRSRALILYTDRDSIDTYLSGLELSGLLKRDISSIKLISLASISLKKAEKEIRDSGSRYTTFYISRNDFQKKSEEALQLSFTYMHNYMDSKNVEDLEKARRQRDYSELFARSAQELDMQLSNYIGTSETEKQLINSFEESRDRIISLYESVSINRKNLADQILEEYGLTYNLVVEGTFSQAVP
- a CDS encoding glycosyltransferase family 2 protein, which codes for MSEKVSVSVIIPVFNRKEAIHEAVKSVFDQTFRDWELIIADDGSDDGTFESLKEYEGDRRVQIIRLAHNGNPGYVRNRAVDRAAGRWIAFLDSDDLWNEEKLDRQISYMNDHRECLFLHTREVWSREGKIISQSHRKHKREGDLFEVSLGKCEIGPSTVLMDREMFTVLGGFREDLEICEDYEFWLRVTSRYSVGYIDEDLIVKRAGGGDQLSFKYGFIENFKIDALKNLIDSKLLPLEKEKVARKELARKCRIYGKGCRKRGREKEAEKYDSLYFFYMNDDGHREK
- a CDS encoding TrmH family RNA methyltransferase, translated to MTDPLISYLSGFISPDRFERMTAVLARRTEYLTVVLEDLHYSQNGSAVIRHCDAFGIQNLHVIENRNKFKVKNHAVRGTLKWINLNQFNEERSNSRNAIERLKKEGYRIIATSPHSSGSTPSDFDLNSGPAALFFGNERDGLSREVLELADGHIQIPMEGFVESLNISASCAIILNQLGSRLRESDLPWQLSSERYNQILTLWLKDSIRKIDFVMREYEK
- a CDS encoding GGDEF domain-containing protein — translated: MDRLKNLNKKLLTNLSRKERFEENRRVLKIVPLVLFAVSSLYLLQYRFFPGKENISALFPFYVGLFFFAALFSLIFRVLLPLVLKIKKHTLKAVFFSSYYYLMFLVTVFLTLLDLQSSSDYSAYAVGLFMVAYLFRIDWKQYVIFSVSGLLLFISACVFFLDSMLTPDRMLPIVIFTILSIYLVFVREKTRLQMLELKVKLEDSALKDPLTGLYNRRYLFDILPLRISLFGRYGDKTSILLLDIDHFKKVNDQLGHSVGDRVLKSFAMVIRDGIRETDTAYRYGGEEFLIVLNDTERDQAGLMAERMRKSIENYNFEEVPWTVTISIGIAEVRLGDNDDHLIERADNNLYEAKKTGRNKVVK